From the Acidobacteriota bacterium genome, the window GTCTGTTTGCAATAAGGTCTTGTACCTGTTGAAAGATTCTGGCCAGCAAACAATCTTGATCGAACCGAATTGATCTTCAATGCGAAACAATGCAAAGCGGTCACCCTTCTTGGTGGTCTTGATCGCCAAATCAACAACCATGCCGCCCAACGCGATGATCTCGCCATCTTCACGCTCGGTGAGGTTTCCAGCATCCGTGTTCGTCAGGCTTTGGATGGATTCGGAGTAGTCTTCTAAGGGGTGCCCACTGGCATAGAATCCTAGTGCATCTTTTTCGTATGCCAGCAGCTCCCTACGGCTCCAGGGCTTGACTTCAGTCAATGGTGGATCAACTGATTCAGGATTATCAGCCTCGGTAAAAACAGCGAATAATCCTGTTTGCCCGGAGGCCTTATCCTTTTGTGCCCGAGTGCCATTTTCAATCGCACGATCCACTGCGGCCAACATCGCCGCACGATTGGCCGCTTGAAAATCGAAGGCCCCCGCTTTGATTAGCGATTCAAAGACGCGCTTGTTCGCAGCCCGTGAATCAACACGTTCAGCAAAATCAAAAATTGAGCGGAATGGCCCATCGGCGCGTGCCTGAATAATCATCTGCACAGCACTGGAACCGATGCCCTTGATCGCCGCCAACCCGAACCGAACGGCATTGCCGACCGCCGTAAAGCCTTCGTGACTGGTATTGACATCCGGTGGCAGAACCTGAATTCCAAAGGACTTCATCTCACTGATATAACGCGATAATTTCTCGGTGTTCGAGGCTTCGTTGGAGAGCACTGCCGCGTAAAAATGAGTAGGGTAGTGGGCTTTGAGAAAGGCTGTTTGATAGGCAAGGTATGCGTAAGCAAACGAATGCGAGCGGTTAAATCCATAATCGGCAAACTGCGCCATCAAGTTAAAGACAGTGGCGGCTTTCTCCTTGGCAATCCCACGCTCAATGGTGCCATTGATAAATTTCTCTTCGTGGGCCGCCATCTCTTCCTTCTTCTTTTTGCCCATGGCCCGGCGCATCAGGTCAGCTTCGCCTAGCGAGTAGCCTGCCAGCTTTTGCGCCAACTGCATGATCTGTTCCTGGTAAACGAGAATGCCATAGGTATTTTCCAGGATGTCCTTCATTTGCGGCACAATATAGGTAACTTTTTTGCGTCCGTGCCGACGGTCAATGTAATCGTCCACCATGCCACCATCGAGTGGGCCAGGGCGATAAAGCGCGTTGAGCGCAGAAAGATCCTCCAATCCTTGCGGACGCATCTTCCGGCAAATTTCGACCATGCCGGAGCTTTCAAACTGGAACACCGCATTCAGCAATCCGTCAGAGAATAGCTTCAGGGACTTTTCATCATTTAAGGGTATCTTGGCCAAGTCTGGCCGATGTCCATGCTCCCGTTCAATCGAGCGCAGACAGTCTTCGATAATCGTCAACGTCGTCAACGCCAAAAAGTCCATCTTGAGCATGCCCGTCTTTTCAAGATCGGACATGACAAATTGCGTGGTGAGCTCGTCGTTCTGCCCTTTGCAGACCGGGATCAATTCATGAATAGGCCTAGGGGAGATGACCACGCCGGCAGCGTGAACGGAGGTGTGCCGCGCGTTACCTTCCAACTTACGCGCTACTTCAATCAACTCAGCAACCTTCTCGTTGGTTTCAATGGCCTGCTTCAAGTCAGGATTTTGAGCAATCGCATCCTCAATAGAAACGTTCCGACCACGTACAGGTGGTGGGATCATCTTGGCGACTTTTTCCACCTCGCCATAATCCATTCCCAAAACCCGACCAACATCCTTAACGACTGCGCGTGATGCCATTGTCCCAAAAGTGATGATTTGAGCTACATTTTGACGCCCGTAAAGGTCGCTCACGTAATTTATGACTTCAGCGCGCCCTCGCACACAGAAATCAACGTCAACGTCTGGCATACTTACGCGCTCCGGATTCAGAAATCGCTCGAAGAGTAGATCATACTGAAGCGGGTCAACGTCCGTGATCTTCATGCAATACGCGACCAAGCTGCCAGCAGCAGAACCTCTTCCTGGTCCTACAGGTATTCCATTTTTCTTCGCGTAGTTTATGAAGTCCCAGACAATCAGAAAATATCCGGGAAACCCCATCTTTTTAATCGTAGCGATCTCGTGGGCCAAGCGCTCCTTATATTTCGTCACGGAGTAGCGCAACGACCCGGCACCCTCTAAAGCCAGCCAAACCTCTTGATACCTTGTTTCGAATCCATCCCAAGCAGTCTTCTCAAAATAGCTTTCAATGGTGAACCCTTCCGGTACGGGGTAAACAGGAACCTGATCAATGGTTTTCGGAAATTCCAAGTTGCATTTTTCGGCGATCTCCAAGGTATTCTGTAAAAGCTGAGGTTCTTCGCCAAAAAGTCCCCACATCTCGTCCGCGCTAGTGAAGTAAAAATTGGGAGTCCCATATATCGGGGTACTGATTTCGCTGATCTTTTTGCCACGGCCAATACAAAGCAGCGCATCGTGCGCCTTCACATCCGCCGCATTTAAGTAATGGGAGTCGTTCGTGCCAACCAACGGCACACCCGTCTTCTTTGATAACTCAACCATGGGCTTTCGGATACGGCGCTGTGCATCAAGCCCATGCTCCTGAATTTCCAAGTAGTAATTTCCTTTGCCGAGGATGTCTTGAAATTCAGTCGCAGCAGCCACGGCCTCATCAAATTTGTCGCGTAAAAGAAGGGCTGGCGGGACACCGCTAATACAGGCTGACAATCCAATCAGGCCAGCGCTGTGCTGAGCCAACAATTCCTTATCAATCCTTGGCTTGCGCCAGAAACCTTCAGTAAAAGCGAAGGAAGAAAGCTTGACTAAATTGTGATACCCCTCAAGGTCTTTGGCCAAAAGCACAATATGATTCGTGCCTTTTTCGCCTGGCTGTAAATTATCGTTACCACGATCATGCCTGCTACCTCGTGTGATATAGGCTTCAATTCCAATAATGGGCTTCACACCCACAGCTTTCATTTTGTGGTAAAAGGAGAGTGAGCCATAAAGATTCCCGTGGTCGGTAATCGCCACTGCGGGCATTTGCATCTCTGCCGCTCGCTTAGCAAGCGGACCGATCTTGATGGCCCCATCAAGCAAGCTATAATCAGTGTGCAGATGTAGGTGGACAAACTGTTTAGTCATAACTCTTAAATTTGGCAGGGGAACAGCTTAAGCAAAGCGCGTTTTAATGCCCTACCTGCTTAACTCTTTAACCTTAACGCTTAAGCAAGCTAAGCGTTCGCCTATTCCCACTCAATCGTACTCGGAGGCTTTGAACTAATATCGTAAACAACTCGATTAACCCCCCGCACCTCACTGATAATCCTTTGACTAAGCCGCGCGAGCAAGTCATAAGGTAAGCGCGACCAGTCTGCCGTCATTCCATCTTGGCTTTCAACTGCGCGGATGGCGATAACGTTTTCATAGGTGCGCTGATCTCCCATAACGCCAACCGTGCGTACTGGCAACAAAACAGCAAACACTTGCCATAGTTTATGATAGAGGCCAGCATCACACACTTCTTCCTGAATTATCTGATCCGCATCTTGTAAGACCCGAACTTTATCCGCGTCAATATCGCCCAATATTCTTACGGCTAAGCCTGGGCCTGGAAAAGGGTGACGATCTACCAAATCAGAAGAAAGCCCCAGCGCACGACCAACAGCCCTGACCTCATCCTTAAACAGTTCGCGTAATGGTTCTATAAGTTTAAGGTGCATCTTTTCAGGCAAACCGCCCACATTGTGATGACTCTTGATCACTGCCGACGGCCCTTTAACCGATTGTGACTCAATCACATCGGGATAGAGCGTTCCTTGCACCAAAAAATCAACCTCACCCAATTTGACGGCTTCTTCCTGAAACACTTCGATAAATTCATTGCCGATGATCTTTCGTTTGCGCTCCGGGTCAGATTCTGCTTTAAGCGAATTCAAAAAGCGCCCCCCCGCCGCGACTCCGACGATTTGCAAATCATCAATTTGCTTAAACGCCTTAAGCACATCCTCAAATTCGTGCTTACGTAAGACCCCATTATCAACAAAGACACAGGTTAAGCGTTTGCCTATAGCTTTTGAGACCAGCGCTGCGGCTACTGAAGAATCAACCCCGCCGGAAAGGCCGCAAATAGCCCTCCCCTCGCCAACTTGCGCACGAATCTGTCGAATTGCATCTTCGATGAAGGACTCAGACGTCCAATCCCCCTTACAGCCACAGATGCTTTTGACAAAATTCTCTAGAATGTGGCTGCCATCAGGCGTGTGCGCGACCTCAGGGTGAAACTGAATCCCATACCAGGATTTGGCGGTGCAAGCCACTGCCCCCAACGAATTCTCACTTGCGGCAAGCACTTCAAACCCTGGCGGCGCAACTGTGACGTGATCTCCATGACTCATCCAAACCGGAAATTCGGTTGGAACATTAGCAAATAAGGGGCTGGTAGCTGTAATGCGTATCGTTGCGGCACCGAATTCACGCCGGGCCGAAGGTTCAACCCGTCCGCCAAGAAAGTAGCTGAGCAGTTGTAAGCCATAACAAATGCCGAGAACCGGAGCACCTAGATGCAAAACCTCAACGGACGAATGCGGAGCATCCTTGTCATACACAGAACTCGGCCCGCCGGATAAAATGACCCCCTTGAGATTTCTTTGTTTCAGCAGTTCGGTTGATTGATTGTAGGGGTGGATTTCGCAATAGACCCCCAGTTCTCGAATGCGCCGGGCGATCAACTGCGTGTATTGCGAGCCGAAGTCCAGTATCACAATAGTTTCGAATGAATTGGACACTCTTTGCACCTCAGTATTTTTCTGATTGAAGATAGGTAAGAGGCCGTGAGTATACGCGAGCCATAACCAGAGAACAACCAGCCTGGCTGAAGCTTGACTGCAAGAACGGTGGCAGGGCTAGCTTATACTTCGATAGAGCCAGATGCTTCATTCGTCTTGCTTTTAGACGGTTGCCGCAGGCGCCCAAACAATCCTAGTAATTTCAAAAGCGGGCCGTGGATGACATACCCAAAACTCAGTACCAACAGCATCAGTTGAGAGTGAAACCAGATCAAAGCCAATAAGAGAGAGAAAAGCGGAAGGGCGATAAATGGCTTGTTTGATTGAAAGCCAATGTCTTTAAAACTGGTATACCGTAACGTACTCACCATTAAGACAGCTAAGAACCCCATCCCTGCAAGTAGTGACCAACTCAAGAACTCTTTTTGTGGTGGCGAATACATGGCAATCGGCAAAGGGGCAAAATGAACTACAGCAGCCAGCATTCCTGCGGCTGGGGGGATGGGTAAGCCAACAAAATAACGTTTATCCAGCTTAGGAGTATTGCCGGGTTGAGCAAATTTCGGAGACCTCGCCATCACATTGAATCGGGCCAGGCGCAAAGCTCCGCAAATCAGGAAAAAAAACGAGATGGCCCAACTCCATTTTTCCAGGCCGATCGTTGAGCCATACCCCCAGGTGTAGGCCAAAACTGCAGGAGCAACTCCGAACGTCACCACATCCGCGATACTGTCCAATTCAACGCCAAATTCACTGGTGGTCTTTGTCATGCGGGCAATTCGGCCATCTAAGCCATCGAAAAGGACAGCGACCCCAATCGCAATCGCGGCCTTATCAAAAAGGTGCGCCGCTTCCGGAGCGGCCAGGTTTTGAAAAGCTTTGGCAGAGTTTATCACTGCGTAAAATCCGCACAAGATATTCCCAATAGTGAATGCACTCGGAATGATATAGATACCTTTCCGAATGCCTCGGCGCGGGGGATTGCCTAGATTCGTTTCACTTGTATTCGTCAATGCGTGTCTCCGCAAATAAATTACACCTATCCAACCTGCGAGGCTCTACTCAACAGATAGTCCCAGGTTATGCACCTTAATCTGGTTAATTGATGGCGTGGATTCTAACACGAAGAGGGCGGAAACGCTGCTGCGTCTCCGCCCTCTCAACTCTTGTTCACATATTTTGCCAAACCAGCCAGCTTAATGCGAGGTATTGCTCGACTTATACTTATGGACGATAGCCTCCATCTGATCTTTCAGATGGAGCTTTTTCTTTTTAAGCAATATCTCTTCCATTTGTTCATCAGTGTTTGGGAAGGATAATTCGGAAAGTTCATGTAATCGTTCATCGTATTGATGATGTTCACTCGCCAAAGCACGATAATGCTCGTCATTAGCGAGAAGAAATTCTTTCAAGGATGTTTCAGTTGCTGGAATGCTCATCGGCTTGTCCTCCTTATAGGTAAGAGTTAGCGTTTAGGCGTCTGGTATCAGACAGGATGTGCAGATGGGCCGGATAATAATCCAAAGCCATTCGGTTTTCAAGATAGTCTCAAATTCAAATCGTGCTCTGCGTCCAAAATCTCAAGTCGAAAAAGGAGTGCGTCTTCTGGCGGGTCTCTGTAATAATCACGTCGTTTGCCAACCAGTACGAATCCGATGGATTTGTATAAACAGGTTGCTGCCAAATTGCTTTCCCGGACTTCTAAAAACGCTTGTCTGACTCCGCACTGCCAAGCCTGCCTAATGGCTACTGTCATCAGAGCCAACCCAATTCCCTGTCGGCGTGCAGTAGCAGCCACTACCAAGCTGTCCACTTCCAATTCATCAGGAACAATATACCCCGAAAACATCCCAATTAAGCTTCTGGAAGATCCCGAATCATGGACTTCTATAGCAGTTAAAAGCAATGATTGAGAATTGGAGACCCGCCGCAATAGAGCCGCTTCACCTAGACTTTGCAGTCCTGAATCAATTTCGAGTTGGCAAGCGGCGGCAACGTCGGGCGCTGAGAGCAGTTCAATTTTATATGCTTTTTTTTGCATATTTGATCTCTGCGTCTGAAGGTCTGAGGTAATAAGCATGCAGTTCGGGATTGGGGTCATTTTCAAGAAAGTCATCCGCGTACAGTGCGAGCGTGACTGCCAGCGATGATTCCGGCCATTCGCATCGCTGCAAATAGTTAAGGGTAGACCGAAGGGACTCCGGGCCAATTATCGAAGCGCCCGAAGTTTCTGCACTCAGAAGTTCTGACAATTCAGTAATAGGCACGACCACATCGGGCGCGATCGTTTGAATGGGCATACGATGGCTTACAGACCGTTTCGCAACAATGACTTCATTTCTGCCTGCCTCAAGCACCACGATAAATTCACCCGGCACGCCTACTGAAAGGGCGGTAAGATCAATGGTATTCACTCCCAGAATGCGGCACTGTGCGGCTTGGGCTAAGCCCTTGAGAGCAGAAAGCCCAACTCGCAGCCCGGTAAAACTACCAGGCCCGGTGACTCCGGCAAAAAGATCTATTTGCGTTAGGCTTAATCCCGCCTTAGTTAATAGAGTTTGCAAATTACCAAAAAACGATTGTGAATGTGGGGCCTGGCTTTCATTGCATAGCGCAGCGATTAACGTGCGGTTTCTTGCCACAGCATAACTAGCCAGGGCTGCCGTTGTATCCACAGCAAGTACAATTTTCCCATCCATATATCGGTCGTCCTTTAACTGATTTGGCATGTTTGACAGCCCTGTAAATCAAATTATATATTGCGCTCGACCTGACAACAATCAGCCGGATTTGCAACCCCTTTTCGCAAAGAATGATAGGATAAGTAACATGAGATCAACCGAAAAGGCTCCACAGCTTACTCCCATGCTAAGGCAATATCACGAGATAAAAAGACAGTACCCCGGAACGCTACTTTTTTTTCGTTTGGGTGACTTTTACGAGTTGTTCTACGACGATGCTTTAATCGGTTCGCGCGAGATGGAAATCACGTTGACGGCACGCCACAAGGAGCGCGGCTCGCCCGTGCCGATGTGCGGAGTACCCTATCACGCGGCGGCCAATTACATTGCCAAGCTGGTCAAGAAAGGCTACCGCGTGGCAATTTGCGACCAAGCCGAACCGGCACAAACCGCCAAACTGGTCAGACGCGAGGTCGTGCGCGTGATCACGCCCGGCACGGCGCTGGAAAACCAGTTACTAGAAAGTAAGCAGAACAATTATCTGGCTTCAGTCTGCGGGTCGGGCGAGGGGATGGGTTTGGCCTTGCTGGATATTTCTACCGGCGAATTCCTGACCACACAGTTTCGCGGAGCCGAAGCGTGGCAACAGCTTCAGGAGCAACTGGCGATTTTTGCGCCGAAAGAGATCATCCTGCCGCACTCCCTGTCACCTCTCTTTGCCAAACCAAAAAGTGCCGAACCCGCGCACACATCAGTCATCCCAACGGAAACAACCAATCCCCAAATATCAAGCGAATCAAAAACCACCCCGTTATCAGACTATCGAACTGCCAGCGAACAGGCGGCCTTGACCCATTTGGACGATTGGCTGTTCGGCTTTGAGCATGCGGAGTCTTTGTTGCGCACCCAATTGGAAGTGATTTCACTGGACGGGTTCGGGTTAGCGGGCAAAACCTTTGCCATCTGCGCGGCGGGTGCTGCGGTACATTATGTCAACGAAACGCAGCGCGCACAGGCGACGCATTTGAGCGAGATCACATTCTTCGAGCAACACGACGCGCTGATTCTCGACGCACCGACGGTCAGTAATTTGGAGTTGGTCAGTGCTTCCAACGGCAGTACTGAGGGGAGCCTGTTTGGAATTCTGGATGAAACGATGACCGGGATGGGGGCGCGGTTGTTGCGGCAATGGCTATTGCGGCCGTCGGTCAAGCTGGGCGAGATCAACACGCGTCTGGATGCGGTCGAGGAATTGAAAACCGCGCCGATCAAACGCGATCAGATTCGGCGGCAGTTGGAGCCGATGGGCGACCTGGAACGGCTGGCCGGCAAGGTCACGCTGGGGCGGGCGAATGCGCGCGATCTGGTGGCGTTGCGGCAATCGCTGGAGGTCATTCCCACGCTGCACCACACCATCGCCGAATCGCGGACTTCCCTGTTGCAGGTGTTGGCCGAAGGGCTGGATGAATTGGAAGACGTGCGTACCCTGATCACCGAAGCCGTCGCCGAGGAACCGCCCGCCGCCAGTAATGAGCCGGGGATGATCCGCGCAGGGTACAACCCTGAACTGGATGAGTTGCGGAATCTGGCGCAGAGCGGCAAAAGCTACATCGCGGCCATCGAAGCGCGCGAGCGGGGCCGTTCAGGTATCGCTTCACTCAAGGTTAAGTATAACAATGTCTTTGGTTACTTTATCGAGGTTAGTAATTCACATAAAGATAAAGTCCCATCTGAATATGAGCGCAAGCAAACTCTTGTGAATGCAGAACGGTTTACAACACCTGAGCTAAAAGAATATGAAATTAAGGTTTTAGGCGCGGAAGATCGCATCATTCAATTGGAAATAGAGCTATTTAGCTCGATTCGCCAGAGCATCGCTCGCGAGGTCAAACGCATTCAGGCCGTGGCCCGCGTTTTGGCGGCGCTGGACTGCCTGACTTCGCTGGCCGAGGTCGCGGCGCGGCGCAATTACACCCGGCCCGCACTGCACGAAGGCGATGAGATCAAGATCATGGGCGGGCGCCACGCGGTCATTGAGACGCTGGGCGAACGCTTTGTGCCGAATGACCTGCTGGTCAACAACACGACCGACCGGTTGCTGATCATCACCGGGCCGAATATGGGCGGCAAATCGGTCTTCCTGAAACAGACCGCCCTGATCGTCATCCTGGCGCAGATAGGCAGCTTCGTACCCGCCGCATCGGCTTCGTTGGCGCTGGTGGATCGCATCTTCACGCGGGTGGGCGCGTCGGACAATCTGGCGCTGGGCCGTTCAACCTTTATGGTAGAGATGACCGAGACCTCGAACATCCTCAACACCGCCACGCCGCGCAGCTTGGTGCTGCTGGACGAGGTCGGACGCGGGACGGCGACCTTCGACGGATTGTCGCTGGCCTGGGCGATTGCCGAATACCTGCACGACCACGGCCAGCACAATGCCAAGACGCTCTTCGCCACGCACTACCACGAACTAACCGAACTGGCGAAGCTGCGCCCCGGCGTGCGCAATTATCAGGTCGCCGTGTCCGAAGCCGGCGGCGACATCGTCTTCCTGCGCCGCGTCGTGCCGGGGAGCGCGAGCAAAAGCTACGGTATAGAAGTCGCACGGTTGGCCGGGTTGCCGAAAACGGTGATCGAACGGGCGCGGGAGATTCTGACGAATTTGGAGCAGAACGAACTGGATGTGACTGGCAAACCGAAGTTCGCGCGGCATTTGAAGAAACCCAGCAAGCACGTCAATCAACTTTCGTTGCTTGATCCGCCGCCCGATGAAAGCGAAACGTAAATCCGCTTGTCAGCCTGCCGCTTGCGGGGGAGAATGCGTCTGTCTCAAAAAGCGCAAAAGAGAGGCCCGTGATGAGTTTGCCGCAGCGTGAATTGCAATTTACTGTCGCCGAATACCACGCGACAGAACATTAAACTGTGGAACGGAACGAATACCTGGACGGGTTCATTTACCGAATGGCTGGTGAAAGCACGGGGCAATCGGTACCAACCTTACGCGCGTCATCAGTACGCAGTTGCTGGGCACCCCTTGCCAAGTTTTCAGCAAGGACACCAAAGTCCGCAGCGGCCCATTACCAGAGCGTTTCAATTCAACCAAAGGACTGTTTTCTTATCCTGATGTGGTTGTCGTTTGCGGCAAGCTGCAACTCCTGGACGAACATCGCGACGTGTTGCTCAATCCGACGGTCATCATTGAGGTCACTTCCCCAACCACCGAGCATTTTGACCGCACGGAAAATGGATGCGCTATCAACGCTGGCTACTGACCTTGAGCGACTACATCCTGGTAGCCCAAACCCGCCCCCGTCATCGAATATTACCAACGCGCCGCCGAGAACCGCTGGACGTACACGGCGGTGAGCGAAACGGGCAGCCTGTTTATTGCTTCGATTGAATGCACATTGGTGTTGGCGGAGGTTTATGACCAGGTTGAATTTCCGCCGCCAAATATGACTAATGACATAGATCATTCAACTCAATCAATAAGTTAGCTCAGTTGTCGGCGCGCCGACATTCAGCAGTTACAATCCACTGTTCAAATACGATGTTCTTTGATCGGGATGGATTTTGGAGATATTCGTTGCAGAGTTGTCCAAAGAACATCAGCCTCGGAATTTTGTTGCAGGGTTTCCCTGATCAGATACCCTTCGAAAATTTTGCCAATTTTCGTCTCTTCAACTTTCCCCCAACGTTCGTCATATGACCCGTTAAAAATGTCGCATGGCAAATGAACGCTAGCATGCGGGTTCTCGTACACGACAACTCGTAAGACTTTTCTGGTGATAATACCTCTCTGTTTCAATTCTAAAATGTTGTTGAGAGCAATTACGGCCTCTGCAACTCCATCATAATCTGACGGCAAAAGCCTGTGTTGATCGTCCAGCATTTGCGTCATCTCGGTTGGCACCACAGTTACTTCCTCAAGCACAATAACAAAGCTAAAGTGCTGATAGCACGGTTCTTGTTTTTGATAATCGAACATGCGCCCAGCCCGAAAACCTATGTCGCGCCAATCGCCGAAAGAGGTTTTTGTCGTGCCGGATTCATCAAATTGCCACGACATCACACCAAACATTGCACCCAAGACAATACCTGGCTCCAGAAAGATTGGATCTGAACTGTTGTTGTATAACACCACGGAGCACGAGAACTCTTTGTAATCGTCGAACTGCTTCGAAGCCTTCTTGATCTTTGTGAATATACGCCGGTAAGGATCAAGCTCTTCTTCAGCAAAAATTCCCGTACCGGGCGGCAAAGATTGGTCACCCTCAAATTCTTTCACATCGAAATACAAGTCTGCTCCCCCGATAGACACACGGTCGTCAAGCTGGTGCGTTTTCCCCGCCAGCATTTTCGGTTGGGGTTCAAATACGTAGCCGCGCTCGGCTAGGTATTGATCGAACAAAAGTTCTGATTTGGTTCTTTCCTTTGGCATTTGTCCTCCCTTGATTATTGGTTGTCTCTCCCGATAAACGCGGAACCACGTGATTGCCGCGCACGAAGGCCATCGGCGATGAAGTCCGCAAGCTTTTCCGCTTCCTTCCATTTGGCGGTTCGGCGTGTGGCGTCCATATCTTCTGCGCGGATGATTGCACGCAAAACAGGGATTGACTGATCGCGCAGCCAAAGGCGAAAGTCCGTTTCGTCGCGGGAGTTCCACTCGGCATGAATGTCAGGCAGATTCTTCGGCAAGCGCACCGTCGGCGTTTTCTTCGGCTTTGCTTTCTTTTCGGGCAGTTCAGATAGCAGGGCTTCAAGCTTGCTCGAAAACTCCAGGTTGCGCGCGGACTCCTCGGCGAGCAAATCCACTAAGCCGCGCAGCAAATCAATCAGTGCTTTTTCTTTTCGCATAGCTGCTTGATCTCCTGAGTAAGGCCGCGCAATGGTTCATATGCGTTGCCGTATTTTCCCTTGAAGGTATGGATGTCGGCATCCACGTCCGCACCACGAGCAACTGCAACGGCCTGCGGAATCTCGTTGTTAAACAATGGCGGCTGCGGCAATACACCAGGCTCGTTGAAGTGACCAAGCCGTCTCTCCCTAAGGTCAGCGATAACCCTAGGGTGCAGATTATTGTTAGCTTGTACCTTGGTAGCTACGATTCCCAGTGGGGGAATTGGACGA encodes:
- the dnaE gene encoding DNA polymerase III subunit alpha, producing MTKQFVHLHLHTDYSLLDGAIKIGPLAKRAAEMQMPAVAITDHGNLYGSLSFYHKMKAVGVKPIIGIEAYITRGSRHDRGNDNLQPGEKGTNHIVLLAKDLEGYHNLVKLSSFAFTEGFWRKPRIDKELLAQHSAGLIGLSACISGVPPALLLRDKFDEAVAAATEFQDILGKGNYYLEIQEHGLDAQRRIRKPMVELSKKTGVPLVGTNDSHYLNAADVKAHDALLCIGRGKKISEISTPIYGTPNFYFTSADEMWGLFGEEPQLLQNTLEIAEKCNLEFPKTIDQVPVYPVPEGFTIESYFEKTAWDGFETRYQEVWLALEGAGSLRYSVTKYKERLAHEIATIKKMGFPGYFLIVWDFINYAKKNGIPVGPGRGSAAGSLVAYCMKITDVDPLQYDLLFERFLNPERVSMPDVDVDFCVRGRAEVINYVSDLYGRQNVAQIITFGTMASRAVVKDVGRVLGMDYGEVEKVAKMIPPPVRGRNVSIEDAIAQNPDLKQAIETNEKVAELIEVARKLEGNARHTSVHAAGVVISPRPIHELIPVCKGQNDELTTQFVMSDLEKTGMLKMDFLALTTLTIIEDCLRSIEREHGHRPDLAKIPLNDEKSLKLFSDGLLNAVFQFESSGMVEICRKMRPQGLEDLSALNALYRPGPLDGGMVDDYIDRRHGRKKVTYIVPQMKDILENTYGILVYQEQIMQLAQKLAGYSLGEADLMRRAMGKKKKEEMAAHEEKFINGTIERGIAKEKAATVFNLMAQFADYGFNRSHSFAYAYLAYQTAFLKAHYPTHFYAAVLSNEASNTEKLSRYISEMKSFGIQVLPPDVNTSHEGFTAVGNAVRFGLAAIKGIGSSAVQMIIQARADGPFRSIFDFAERVDSRAANKRVFESLIKAGAFDFQAANRAAMLAAVDRAIENGTRAQKDKASGQTGLFAVFTEADNPESVDPPLTEVKPWSRRELLAYEKDALGFYASGHPLEDYSESIQSLTNTDAGNLTEREDGEIIALGGMVVDLAIKTTKKGDRFALFRIEDQFGSIKIVCWPESFNRYKTLLQTDMVLLVKGKLELTDEGAATIFAQEIQQLENARAGVAKAFVVKLPEETVGDDLLAELGELLGARQGPTPVFFDLKTAEQSLIRVRANQFLRVQVTPKLIEGIGQICSKWEVVLE
- the guaA gene encoding glutamine-hydrolyzing GMP synthase; its protein translation is MSNSFETIVILDFGSQYTQLIARRIRELGVYCEIHPYNQSTELLKQRNLKGVILSGGPSSVYDKDAPHSSVEVLHLGAPVLGICYGLQLLSYFLGGRVEPSARREFGAATIRITATSPLFANVPTEFPVWMSHGDHVTVAPPGFEVLAASENSLGAVACTAKSWYGIQFHPEVAHTPDGSHILENFVKSICGCKGDWTSESFIEDAIRQIRAQVGEGRAICGLSGGVDSSVAAALVSKAIGKRLTCVFVDNGVLRKHEFEDVLKAFKQIDDLQIVGVAAGGRFLNSLKAESDPERKRKIIGNEFIEVFQEEAVKLGEVDFLVQGTLYPDVIESQSVKGPSAVIKSHHNVGGLPEKMHLKLIEPLRELFKDEVRAVGRALGLSSDLVDRHPFPGPGLAVRILGDIDADKVRVLQDADQIIQEEVCDAGLYHKLWQVFAVLLPVRTVGVMGDQRTYENVIAIRAVESQDGMTADWSRLPYDLLARLSQRIISEVRGVNRVVYDISSKPPSTIEWE
- the pssA gene encoding CDP-diacylglycerol--serine O-phosphatidyltransferase, with protein sequence MTNTSETNLGNPPRRGIRKGIYIIPSAFTIGNILCGFYAVINSAKAFQNLAAPEAAHLFDKAAIAIGVAVLFDGLDGRIARMTKTTSEFGVELDSIADVVTFGVAPAVLAYTWGYGSTIGLEKWSWAISFFFLICGALRLARFNVMARSPKFAQPGNTPKLDKRYFVGLPIPPAAGMLAAVVHFAPLPIAMYSPPQKEFLSWSLLAGMGFLAVLMVSTLRYTSFKDIGFQSNKPFIALPLFSLLLALIWFHSQLMLLVLSFGYVIHGPLLKLLGLFGRLRQPSKSKTNEASGSIEV
- a CDS encoding DUF465 domain-containing protein translates to MSIPATETSLKEFLLANDEHYRALASEHHQYDERLHELSELSFPNTDEQMEEILLKKKKLHLKDQMEAIVHKYKSSNTSH
- a CDS encoding GNAT family N-acetyltransferase, which gives rise to MQKKAYKIELLSAPDVAAACQLEIDSGLQSLGEAALLRRVSNSQSLLLTAIEVHDSGSSRSLIGMFSGYIVPDELEVDSLVVAATARRQGIGLALMTVAIRQAWQCGVRQAFLEVRESNLAATCLYKSIGFVLVGKRRDYYRDPPEDALLFRLEILDAEHDLNLRLS
- the tsaB gene encoding tRNA (adenosine(37)-N6)-threonylcarbamoyltransferase complex dimerization subunit type 1 TsaB; this translates as MDGKIVLAVDTTAALASYAVARNRTLIAALCNESQAPHSQSFFGNLQTLLTKAGLSLTQIDLFAGVTGPGSFTGLRVGLSALKGLAQAAQCRILGVNTIDLTALSVGVPGEFIVVLEAGRNEVIVAKRSVSHRMPIQTIAPDVVVPITELSELLSAETSGASIIGPESLRSTLNYLQRCEWPESSLAVTLALYADDFLENDPNPELHAYYLRPSDAEIKYAKKSI